One genomic window of Roseateles sp. DAIF2 includes the following:
- the cobA gene encoding uroporphyrinogen-III C-methyltransferase, protein MTMNNPPVFPIALVGAGPGDPELLTLRALKRLQAADVVLSDDLVDARVLALLRPDTRVLKVGKRGGCQMAPPGQEYLALPPEGATRRSWERPGERRYSTEQRFIHELMIREARAGQRVVRLKGGDPFVFGRGGEEVDALRAAGLEVEVVNGLTAGIAGPAAAGIPVTDRRCAPGVALVTGHSAEGSGEGGRAPDWAALARSGLTLVIYMGVTRCAEIVAALRAGGMRSDMPAAVVSAAHTGRQRQAVTTLDGLEACLRQDPALGSPAVLVVGEVAAFAAADLEMPAYRQQQQG, encoded by the coding sequence ATGACGATGAACAACCCTCCTGTTTTCCCCATCGCCCTGGTCGGCGCCGGTCCCGGCGACCCGGAGCTGCTGACCCTCAGGGCGCTGAAGCGCCTGCAGGCGGCCGACGTGGTGCTGAGCGACGATCTGGTCGACGCGCGCGTGCTGGCACTGCTGCGGCCGGATACGCGGGTGCTGAAGGTCGGCAAGCGCGGTGGCTGCCAGATGGCGCCCCCGGGCCAGGAGTACCTGGCCCTGCCCCCCGAGGGGGCGACGCGCCGCTCTTGGGAGCGGCCCGGCGAGCGGCGCTATTCGACCGAGCAGCGCTTCATCCATGAGCTGATGATCCGCGAGGCGAGGGCCGGGCAGCGGGTGGTGCGCCTGAAGGGCGGCGACCCCTTCGTGTTCGGCCGCGGCGGCGAGGAGGTCGACGCGCTGCGCGCCGCGGGCCTGGAGGTCGAGGTCGTCAACGGCCTGACCGCCGGCATCGCCGGCCCCGCGGCCGCCGGCATCCCGGTCACCGACCGGCGCTGCGCGCCCGGCGTGGCCCTAGTCACCGGGCACAGCGCAGAGGGAAGCGGCGAAGGCGGCCGCGCACCCGACTGGGCCGCGTTGGCCAGGAGCGGCCTGACCCTGGTGATCTACATGGGCGTGACCCGCTGCGCCGAGATCGTCGCGGCCCTGCGCGCGGGCGGCATGCGCAGCGACATGCCGGCGGCCGTGGTGTCGGCGGCACATACCGGGCGGCAGCGGCAGGCGGTGACGACTCTGGATGGGCTGGAGGCTTGCCTGAGACAAGACCCGGCCCTGGGGAGTCCGGCGGTGCTGGTGGTGGGCGAGGTGGCCGCGTTTGCCGCAGCGGACCTCGAAATGCCCGCCTATCGGCAGCAGCAGCAGGGTTAG
- a CDS encoding nitrate reductase: MKETRSTCPYCGVGCGVIIESEGAQITGVRGDPAHPANFGRLCTKGSTLHLSAAPATLQRRLLQPAWRAARGQAAQPLGWDELNARLAARLAALRLEHGPDAIGFYISGQLLTEDYHAFNKLARALVGTNNIDSNSRLCMSSAVVGYKQSLGADAPPACYEDIELTDCLFIAGANPAWAHPILFRRIEDARACKPELKIIVVDPRRTETAEFADLHLQIRPGTDVALFNGLLHACIWEGWIDTDFIAAHTEGFAALKALVRETTPRDAARICGIEEADLLQAARWIAKSPSTLSLYCMGLNQSTSGTAKNTALINLHLATGQIGRPGAGPFSLTGQPNAMGGREAGGMASLLPGHRDPANAAHRAEIARLWGVESLPEAPGKTAIELFEAAARGEIKALWIACTNPAQSLPDQDLVRRALARCELVILQEAFADTATAAFADVLLPAASWGEKEGTVTNSERRITRVRAAVPPPGLSRADWRIVRDLARELERLLRPGLPSLFAAEEPQQLWLEHREATRGRDLDITGLSYALLEHEGPQQWPFPEGAVQGRARLYEDHRFLAAPGGRARFIARPFAPPRDETNVRFPFALSTGRLRDQWHGMSRTGLLGRLFAHESKPLLRLNPHDMPRRGLKDGDLVRVASRRGALNLIVLGDAAIAPTQAQVAMHWGEEFVSGRDEQGRALAGINALTQSACCPDSRQPELKFSAVAVHKLALPWRLAASAWGPAGHGLRALMREFDYAHCLPIAGPDGREGWRFEAAQAAAIAPPLMQRIAELLGLQGPGVLRYVDTRRGRLRLLRLDETGTHLQGLLTLTEGAQEGAWLHELWREAGAVAPHGRRLLAPDVGEAASGEQDPTPRSPQVCNCFDVSEARIRAQLAASPGAPAERLKTLQAALRCGTQCGSCLPALRRLVGSTPCEVTA; this comes from the coding sequence ATGAAAGAGACGCGCAGCACCTGCCCCTACTGCGGCGTCGGCTGCGGCGTGATCATCGAGAGCGAGGGTGCGCAGATCACCGGCGTGCGTGGCGATCCGGCGCATCCGGCCAACTTCGGCCGGCTTTGCACCAAGGGCTCGACCCTGCACCTGAGCGCCGCGCCGGCCACCCTGCAGCGCCGCCTGCTGCAGCCGGCCTGGCGCGCGGCGCGCGGCCAAGCGGCGCAGCCACTGGGCTGGGACGAGCTCAACGCCCGCCTGGCCGCCCGGCTGGCCGCGCTGCGCCTCGAGCACGGCCCGGACGCGATCGGCTTCTACATCTCGGGCCAGCTGCTGACCGAGGACTACCACGCCTTCAACAAGCTGGCGCGCGCCCTGGTCGGCACCAACAACATCGACTCCAACTCGCGCCTGTGCATGAGTTCGGCCGTGGTCGGCTACAAGCAGAGCCTGGGCGCCGATGCGCCGCCGGCCTGCTACGAGGACATCGAGCTGACCGATTGCCTCTTCATCGCCGGCGCGAATCCGGCCTGGGCCCATCCGATCCTGTTCCGGCGCATCGAGGATGCGCGCGCGTGCAAGCCGGAACTGAAGATCATCGTGGTCGACCCGCGCCGCACCGAGACGGCCGAGTTCGCCGACCTGCATCTGCAGATCCGCCCCGGCACCGATGTGGCCCTGTTCAACGGCCTGCTGCACGCCTGCATCTGGGAGGGCTGGATCGATACGGACTTCATCGCGGCCCATACCGAGGGCTTCGCCGCGCTGAAGGCCCTGGTGCGCGAGACCACGCCGCGCGATGCGGCACGCATTTGCGGCATCGAGGAGGCCGACCTGCTGCAGGCGGCGCGCTGGATCGCGAAGTCGCCATCCACCCTGTCGCTGTACTGCATGGGCCTGAACCAGAGTACCAGCGGCACCGCGAAGAACACCGCGCTGATCAATCTGCACCTGGCCACCGGCCAGATCGGCCGGCCCGGCGCCGGGCCCTTCTCGCTGACCGGCCAGCCGAATGCGATGGGCGGGCGCGAGGCCGGCGGCATGGCCAGCCTGCTGCCCGGCCATCGCGATCCCGCCAATGCCGCGCACCGCGCCGAGATCGCGCGGCTGTGGGGCGTCGAGAGCCTGCCGGAGGCGCCGGGCAAGACCGCGATAGAGCTGTTCGAGGCGGCGGCGCGCGGCGAGATCAAGGCGCTGTGGATTGCCTGCACCAACCCTGCGCAGTCCCTGCCCGACCAGGATCTGGTGCGCCGCGCGCTGGCGCGCTGCGAGCTGGTGATCCTGCAGGAAGCCTTTGCCGATACCGCGACGGCCGCCTTCGCCGATGTGCTGCTGCCGGCGGCCAGCTGGGGCGAGAAGGAGGGCACGGTGACCAATAGCGAGCGCCGCATCACGCGGGTGCGCGCCGCCGTGCCGCCGCCCGGCCTCTCGCGCGCCGACTGGCGCATCGTGCGCGACCTGGCGCGCGAGCTGGAGCGGCTGCTGCGCCCGGGCCTGCCCAGCCTGTTTGCGGCCGAGGAACCTCAGCAGCTGTGGCTGGAGCACCGCGAGGCCACGCGCGGCCGCGATCTGGATATCACCGGCCTCAGCTATGCGCTGCTGGAGCACGAGGGCCCGCAGCAATGGCCGTTTCCCGAAGGCGCGGTCCAGGGCCGCGCGCGGCTCTACGAGGACCACCGCTTCCTCGCCGCGCCCGGCGGCCGTGCGCGCTTCATCGCCCGGCCCTTCGCGCCGCCGCGCGACGAGACGAATGTGAGATTCCCCTTCGCACTGAGCACCGGCCGCCTGCGCGACCAATGGCATGGCATGAGCCGCACCGGCCTGCTGGGCCGCTTGTTCGCGCATGAGAGCAAACCGCTGCTGCGCCTGAATCCGCACGACATGCCGCGCCGCGGCTTGAAGGATGGCGACCTGGTGCGGGTGGCCTCGCGCCGCGGCGCCCTGAACCTGATCGTGCTTGGCGATGCGGCGATCGCGCCGACCCAGGCCCAGGTGGCGATGCATTGGGGCGAGGAGTTCGTCTCCGGCCGCGACGAGCAGGGCCGGGCCCTGGCCGGCATCAACGCGCTGACGCAGAGCGCCTGCTGCCCCGATTCGCGCCAGCCCGAGCTGAAGTTCTCGGCGGTGGCGGTGCACAAGCTGGCGCTGCCCTGGCGGCTCGCGGCCTCGGCCTGGGGGCCGGCCGGCCATGGTCTGCGCGCGCTGATGCGCGAGTTCGACTATGCGCATTGCCTGCCGATAGCGGGGCCGGACGGCCGCGAGGGCTGGCGCTTCGAGGCCGCGCAAGCGGCGGCCATCGCTCCGCCATTGATGCAGCGCATCGCCGAGCTGCTGGGCCTGCAGGGACCGGGCGTGCTGCGCTATGTCGACACGCGCCGCGGCCGCCTGCGCCTGCTGCGCCTGGACGAAACAGGAACGCATCTGCAGGGCCTGCTGACCCTGACCGAGGGCGCGCAGGAGGGCGCCTGGCTGCACGAGCTGTGGCGCGAGGCCGGCGCCGTGGCGCCGCATGGCCGGCGCCTGCTGGCGCCCGATGTCGGCGAGGCCGCGTCGGGCGAGCAAGACCCGACCCCGCGCAGCCCGCAGGTCTGCAACTGCTTCGATGTGTCCGAGGCGCGCATCCGCGCGCAGCTGGCCGCCAGCCCCGGCGCTCCGGCCGAGCGCCTGAAGACGCTGCAGGCCGCGCTGCGCTGCGGCACCCAATGCGGTTCCTGCCTGCCGGCGCTGCGGCGCCTGGTCGGCTCCACGCCCTGCGAGGTGACGGCATGA
- the nirD gene encoding nitrite reductase small subunit NirD, with protein MSEWKTVCAVADIPVLGARRVQRARGPQVALFRTADDRVFALLDRCPHKAGPLSQGIVFGQAVACPLHNWTIALDSGCAREPDEGRTPVFAVKVVEGQVLLDQRELDTLAIELEPVKAGPCTRAC; from the coding sequence ATGAGTGAGTGGAAAACCGTCTGCGCCGTGGCCGACATCCCGGTGCTGGGCGCGCGCCGCGTGCAGCGCGCCCGAGGTCCGCAGGTCGCGCTGTTCCGCACCGCGGACGACCGGGTGTTCGCGCTGCTGGACCGCTGCCCGCACAAGGCCGGCCCGCTGAGCCAGGGCATCGTGTTCGGCCAGGCCGTGGCCTGCCCGCTGCACAACTGGACCATCGCGCTGGACAGCGGCTGCGCCCGCGAGCCGGACGAGGGCCGCACGCCGGTGTTCGCGGTCAAGGTCGTCGAGGGCCAGGTCTTGCTGGACCAGCGCGAGCTGGACACCCTGGCCATCGAGCTGGAGCCGGTCAAGGCCGGCCCCTGCACCCGGGCTTGCTGA